One genomic window of Deltaproteobacteria bacterium includes the following:
- a CDS encoding LLM class flavin-dependent oxidoreductase, with protein MKIGYFTERPYRWIPEDEVFKNHAFFAASNQLFDREKAADDYNYYIDEYCYAEEKGFDALALNEHHGNPYCMGGVMNVEASILARLTKRAKIVLIGNPLPVIKHPLRMAEELAEIDLISRGRLVTGWVRGAGSEQFFNNANPAYNREMFNEAHDFIIQAWTKPGPWRYEGKHFHYRHVNPWALPYQKPHPQIWIPGVLSPETVRWCAEHRYPYIGLGTALGPTCDLWDLYADTAAKLGYQAGPENFGYLIPTFVAETDEKAQELGKGFVYGGGQNAFSRPEHTLPPGYNSKGAIKILSQHPGGSWLGVSPEKLRQARSDEQPEVVDYDEVRRKLASGYVKAQKNFQIIAGSPKTVIELAKTLLRILRPGIFIFFNVQGPVGNQDRMSCVRLLAEEVAPALREYGKELGLPDPYEQEPGMVRAFAGANRLPVVDRDPLPSLGLQF; from the coding sequence ATGAAAATCGGCTATTTCACCGAGCGGCCGTATCGTTGGATACCAGAAGACGAAGTGTTCAAGAATCACGCTTTCTTCGCTGCATCCAACCAGCTTTTTGATCGAGAAAAGGCCGCTGACGATTACAACTATTATATTGATGAGTATTGCTACGCTGAAGAGAAAGGTTTTGATGCGCTTGCTTTGAACGAGCACCACGGCAACCCATATTGCATGGGTGGCGTGATGAACGTCGAAGCCTCAATCCTCGCGCGACTCACAAAACGTGCGAAGATCGTGCTCATCGGCAACCCACTGCCAGTGATTAAACATCCATTGCGCATGGCAGAAGAACTCGCGGAGATCGATCTGATCTCTCGTGGTCGCCTTGTCACCGGTTGGGTGCGTGGCGCTGGCAGTGAGCAGTTCTTTAACAATGCCAATCCTGCTTACAATCGTGAGATGTTCAATGAAGCGCATGACTTCATTATTCAAGCGTGGACCAAACCCGGACCCTGGCGCTATGAAGGGAAACATTTCCACTATCGTCATGTGAACCCGTGGGCGTTGCCGTATCAAAAGCCCCATCCGCAGATTTGGATTCCTGGGGTGTTGAGTCCAGAGACCGTGCGCTGGTGCGCGGAACATCGCTATCCATATATTGGTCTTGGTACGGCACTGGGTCCGACATGTGACCTGTGGGACCTGTATGCCGACACTGCTGCCAAGCTCGGCTATCAGGCTGGACCAGAAAACTTTGGCTATCTGATTCCGACCTTTGTGGCCGAGACCGATGAGAAAGCCCAAGAACTCGGCAAAGGATTTGTCTACGGCGGTGGTCAGAATGCCTTCTCACGACCTGAGCACACGTTACCGCCAGGGTACAACTCGAAGGGAGCAATCAAGATTCTCTCGCAGCATCCCGGTGGCAGTTGGCTTGGGGTCAGCCCCGAGAAATTGCGTCAGGCACGGTCAGATGAGCAACCTGAAGTCGTTGATTATGACGAAGTGCGGCGCAAGTTAGCTTCAGGCTATGTGAAAGCGCAAAAGAATTTTCAGATTATTGCGGGCTCACCAAAGACGGTGATCGAGCTGGCAAAGACGCTGCTGCGTATTTTGCGGCCTGGCATTTTCATCTTCTTTAACGTCCAAGGTCCGGTCGGCAACCAAGATCGCATGAGCTGTGTTCGTCTGTTGGCAGAAGAAGTCGCGCCAGCCTTACGCGAATACGGTAAAGAACTCGGCTTGCCTGATCCGTATGAGCAAGAGCCTGGTATGGTCCGCGCCTTTGCTGGTGCTAACCGGTTACCGGTTGTTGATCGTGATCCGCTGCCGTCACTTGGGTTGCAGTTCTAG
- a CDS encoding alpha/beta hydrolase, whose product MPFRAWQRCAIEWRRLSRPHSKKEERPLANWTESTMKVAGADLTVVRGGKGKPLLMFHDELGYPGWMTWNEELAKDRELIIPLQPGFGKTPRLEWIRNYRDLGGFYANVIRELNMAPLDVIGFSAGGFIAAEMAAADPKMFSHLVLVAPMGLKPSEGEIADIFPLTIRTLMRMTVADQATPEFGKIYGGEMSPEQFEAFEDARAESARIGWEPYMHNPSLPYLLAGAKSLPTLLVWGTKDRIVPKGCIAAYQRALPQAKVVEIADVGHRSEIENSAEFVKAVRGFLAS is encoded by the coding sequence ATGCCTTTCCGAGCATGGCAAAGGTGTGCTATCGAATGGCGACGGCTTTCACGCCCACATTCGAAGAAGGAGGAAAGACCATTGGCAAATTGGACAGAAAGCACAATGAAAGTCGCCGGGGCAGACCTGACGGTCGTTCGAGGCGGCAAGGGCAAACCTTTATTGATGTTCCATGACGAGCTTGGTTACCCAGGCTGGATGACCTGGAACGAGGAACTAGCAAAGGATCGTGAGCTCATTATTCCTTTGCAGCCTGGTTTTGGCAAAACTCCGCGACTTGAGTGGATTCGTAACTACCGCGACCTTGGTGGTTTTTACGCCAACGTCATACGCGAATTGAACATGGCGCCGCTTGATGTCATTGGGTTTTCTGCTGGTGGTTTTATTGCCGCAGAAATGGCTGCAGCCGATCCTAAAATGTTCTCGCACCTGGTGTTAGTTGCTCCGATGGGGCTGAAGCCCAGTGAAGGAGAAATTGCCGATATCTTCCCACTGACCATTCGTACCTTAATGCGTATGACCGTCGCTGACCAAGCAACGCCTGAATTTGGCAAGATCTATGGTGGTGAGATGAGCCCTGAGCAGTTCGAGGCGTTTGAGGATGCACGGGCCGAATCTGCTCGTATTGGCTGGGAACCGTACATGCACAATCCGAGCCTGCCGTATTTACTGGCAGGTGCAAAGAGCCTTCCGACACTGCTTGTGTGGGGCACCAAAGATCGCATTGTTCCCAAAGGCTGTATCGCTGCATATCAGCGAGCACTGCCGCAAGCGAAGGTTGTTGAGATAGCCGACGTCGGGCACCGCTCGGAGATCGAGAACTCCGCTGAGTTTGTCAAAGCAGTGAGAGGATTTCTCGCGTCGTAA
- a CDS encoding GFA family protein has product MATYSGGCLCKGVRYELSAEPVMTVSCYCRDCQQVTGSPFTTVSALPCTAFRLLSGELGSFTVTSGSGRKVTREFCKVCGSPLFTKAEMVPDLMFVKTVSLDDSSAMKPIVSCWTSRAQPWAPIAADTQQFPENPQM; this is encoded by the coding sequence ATGGCAACGTATTCTGGTGGCTGTCTCTGTAAGGGAGTCCGTTACGAACTTTCCGCTGAACCGGTGATGACCGTTAGTTGCTACTGTCGTGATTGCCAGCAAGTGACCGGCAGTCCGTTTACGACCGTCTCGGCATTGCCGTGCACTGCTTTTCGCTTGCTCTCCGGTGAGCTGGGATCATTCACGGTAACATCTGGCAGCGGACGCAAAGTCACACGCGAATTCTGCAAGGTGTGCGGCTCGCCATTGTTTACCAAAGCAGAAATGGTTCCAGATTTGATGTTCGTAAAGACTGTCAGCCTCGATGATTCAAGTGCAATGAAACCGATTGTGAGTTGTTGGACATCGAGAGCGCAACCGTGGGCACCAATTGCCGCGGATACCCAACAGTTTCCAGAGAATCCGCAGATGTAG